In Paenibacillus xylanilyticus, the genomic window ATGTGCCTTTACTTATTTTAATGCGACCCAGTGGAAGCAAACCGAGCACGACATGATCCTGCAAGTAGAGGAACAGCTGGGTTACCCGTGCTTCATCAAACCAGCAAACCTTGGCTCAAGCGTAGGGATCTCCAAAGCACGCAACCGGGATGAACTGAAGACGGCCGTCGAATTTGCACTGCGTTACGACACGAAGGTTGTTATTGAGGAGTTCGTTGAGGCACGCGAAGTGGAAGTGAGTGTACTTGGCAATGATGAGCCGATGGCCTCGGTGCCAGGAGAAATCGTATCCTCTGGTGAATATTATGACTATGCAGCCAAGTATATTGATGGCCAATCACAGATGCTGATTCCCGCTCCGCTGGATTCTGAAGCCGCTGATCGTATCCGTGAGGCAGCCTTGCAGGCATTCCGTGCGATTGAAGGCAATGGGATTTCCCGGGCAGATTTCTTTATTCGCAAATCGGATGGTGCATTGCTTATTAATGAAGTAAACACAATGCCTGGCTTTACGCCGTACAGCATGTATCCGTTGCTGTGGCGTGAGACAGGTGTATCGTATGCGGAACTGCTGGATCGCATGATTGAGCTGGCATTGGAGCGGTACAACCGCAAGCAAGCGCTGAACTATGAGAACGGTGTGCAGGCTTAAATTACTAGCGTTCGAATTTTAAGTTGCACTTTACCGTAGCAGACTACACAAGGAGGGGTATGGATGGGATTTCAGACTGAATTCAATTCCGTATGCAAATTCAAGAGCGAGCAGGAGCTGTTTGAACTGCTGGAATACGGCCGCGGCAAAATGGTAAAACAGGGCTTCCGGGTCTTTCCGACCGGACAGAAGGTTATTGCCTATACGCCTGATAACGTGGCTGTAGCCATCGTCAAGATCGTTGCTTCCATTGCAGAGATCAACTTCCAAGGACAGGAAGTAACGGAAGTGGAGATGCAGCTCATTCGCAAGCTGAACGAGGAAGAATCCCGTGTTCAGACTGCACTTGCGGACGAAATGTTCTTTGGTGAGCAGGCACAGGGATAAACCTTATTTCATCATATGGGACCAATGAACGGAATTGTAAGGCGAGCGATTACGGACTTTCTTTTAGGGTAAAACTTGGTTATATACAGTGACCGGAAAACCTGACGGCTGCAGATGCCAGGCAGGAATTCCGCCCTAATAGAGAGGAAGAACACCATGCTTGTACGTTTTGGTTATGTGGCGATGTCTGTGCTGGTAGAGAATGCATCCCCTTCTCGCACGATGACCATGGCCAGCTTCAAGAAAATTGATGACAGGGAGGCAGCCATTCGCAAGCTGGAACGGATTGCAGCCGAGAATTTGCATAATACGTTACGGTTGCTTAGACATAACAAGGGCAGCCATATTCATGTATATCGTTTCTCTTCCAAATTAATTCCGCTGGCGACACATGAGGATCTGATGGATTGGGATCCATTCCCGGCCCTCCAGTCCGATTTTGCTGCCATTGGTGATTTTGTGAAGGAGAACGGAATGCGTGTATCCTTCCATCCGGACCATTTTACCGTTCTAAGTACGCCTCGGGAGGAAGTGCTGCGGAACTCCATGCGTGACCTTCGTCATCATGTTCGGATGCTGGATGCCATGGGGCTGAATGCCACTGCCAAGAATAATATACATATTGGTGGTGCATACGGGGACAAGCCTAGTGCAGCGCTGCGCTTTGAAGAGAATTTTCTGAAGCTTGATCGGGATATCCAGGAACGGTTGACCCTCGAAAATGATGACAAAACATTCAACGTTCCCGAAACGCTGGCCGTGTGTCAGCATTTGGGGCTGCCGATGGTGCTGGATATTCATCATCAGTGGGTCAATAATGAAGGCGAACAGCCATGGGATTTGTGGCCTGACATATGGAAGACGTGGCAGTCACCGCTGGCGCAGGCGGATTCCCCTGCAGACCGGCCATTGCCGCCGAAAATCCACGTATCCAGTCCGAAGAGCGAAAAGGATATCCGCGGACATGCCGATGGCGTTGAAGTAGAACCTCTGCTATCCTTTTTGCGTCATATTGCTGCAGATACGCCGGAACTTGATGTCATGATCGAGGCGAAGCGCAAGGATGAAGCCCTGGTGCAGCTCATGCAGAAGCTGGCCTTCTACCACGAAGAAGGCGTGGAATGGGTGGACGAATCTACAGTCATTATCCATCCCTAGAGCCAAAAGGGGCCTGGGCAGCAAGAAACTTTACAACCGGTGAGGCGTATACTTTTAACAAGTATTTTAACTTTTCGTAGATTGATATAGAAAGTAGAGTGAACGCTTTGAATGAGAAGGAAAAAACACCTTATGTCGTGACGAGCAAAAGCTATACTGCTGTTGCCATTAATGCAGCTTCCAAAGCAGGTGAATGGATCAAGAGCCGTCTCGGAACCATAGGCGAGCCTGGAACCAAATATTCGCCGCAGGATCTTGTGACCGAAGTGGACAAAGGAGCGGAGCAGATGATCCGCCGCCTGATTCTTACCCACTTTCCAGGCCATGCCATTCTCGGTGAAGAGGGCGTTGAACCCGGACCGGAAGCTTCAGCCAAAGCACTGAAAGAGGCTCAGGAAGAAGAATTCCTCTGGATTGTGGACCCAGTGGACGGCACAACGAATTTTGTCCATGGATTTCCGTTTTATTCGGTGTCTATTGCCCTGGCTCATCATGGTGAGGTCATTGTAGGGGTCATTTACGATCCTTCCAGAGATGAACTATTTGTAGCTGAAAAAGGAAAAGGGGCATACGTCCACGGCAACCGTATGGCTGTATCCAATGAACAGAGCCTCGGCCAGAGCCTGGTCGCAGTGGGCTTCCCGGCTGATACTACCTATGCCCTGCCAGTCAATATGGCCGCTGTACAGGCTCTTGCACCGCAAGTGCGAAGCCTGCGTGCAGGTGGATCAGCAGCGCTGCATTTGGCATATGTTGCTGCAGGACGCCTTAGTGCATACACCGAAGTTGGACTGAAACCTTGGGATATTGCGGCAGGTGCCCTGCTTGTTGAGGAATCTGGCGGCAAGGTCACCGATACAATCGGAACACCTTATCAGTTGTCTGTCAGTCATGTGGTTGCCACGAACGGCAAAATTCATGATGCACTGACAGAGGTACTCAAGGAAGCCAAAGCAACCGGTTTGGAGTGAGTTTATTAATTTCTTAAATGATTCAACAAACGTATATTGCACATAAACGAGGGTCAGAAAAAATCTGGAGAAGCGAAGTTAAAAGCTTTCTGAAAGAAAGCTGCTTCGGAAGCATAAACCAGCCTTTATCCCCGAATTTTTCCCTTTGAAAAGAAGACAAGAAAATTTGGGGATAACAGCGATCGGAAGATTGTTCTGGCCAACGAATTGTAGGTTCAATAGTATTTGGTTGTACATTTATGAACTTAATTGAAGGAGCGATGAACGATGGATGAATCCAAGGAACTGGAACGACGTTTGAGTGAAATGCTGACTGAAGGGGAGATGGAAGAGTCCGGCGACGCGGACAAGCGTGAACGCCAGCTGATTCCTCCCAAATATGAGGTGCGCATTCAGACGGAAACGGACCCGATTGTCCAGGAAACGTTGATGTACCGGAATATGGCACGTGAAGTGGACGATCGGTATGATCGTTATCTGGAACGATCTGTCGAGAAAAATAACGCTGCAGATACGGAAAAGAAAGACCACTAAATCACCGTTGTAACAAGCGAAACAAAGCAAGAATTATAGGTTAACAGGCTTCCCGCAGAGGGGAGTCTGTTGTTTTGTGAGCAGACTGATGTCGTACGACATCTCTATCTTTTAATGCTAGAATAGAAGTGTGGTGAACTTCTGCCACTGGAGAAGAATCTGTGTAATAAAGTTCAAGTTATTATCTTATAGATGAGAAAAAGGAGTGTTCCCACGAATGAAGCGTACACGTACAT contains:
- a CDS encoding D-alanine--D-alanine ligase; amino-acid sequence: MSMDKLTVGVVYGGKSGEHEVSLQTAFAVTNAFDYEKYELVPFYISKQGTWKKGAVMHAPFAQIEDLKLEQAAGGTQEALNTLFARLYGGEGALDVMFPLLHGTFGEDGTIQGMFEMADMPYVGAGVLASAGGMDKVVMKKLFAQAGIDQCAFTYFNATQWKQTEHDMILQVEEQLGYPCFIKPANLGSSVGISKARNRDELKTAVEFALRYDTKVVIEEFVEAREVEVSVLGNDEPMASVPGEIVSSGEYYDYAAKYIDGQSQMLIPAPLDSEAADRIREAALQAFRAIEGNGISRADFFIRKSDGALLINEVNTMPGFTPYSMYPLLWRETGVSYAELLDRMIELALERYNRKQALNYENGVQA
- the uvsE gene encoding UV DNA damage repair endonuclease UvsE, whose product is MLVRFGYVAMSVLVENASPSRTMTMASFKKIDDREAAIRKLERIAAENLHNTLRLLRHNKGSHIHVYRFSSKLIPLATHEDLMDWDPFPALQSDFAAIGDFVKENGMRVSFHPDHFTVLSTPREEVLRNSMRDLRHHVRMLDAMGLNATAKNNIHIGGAYGDKPSAALRFEENFLKLDRDIQERLTLENDDKTFNVPETLAVCQHLGLPMVLDIHHQWVNNEGEQPWDLWPDIWKTWQSPLAQADSPADRPLPPKIHVSSPKSEKDIRGHADGVEVEPLLSFLRHIAADTPELDVMIEAKRKDEALVQLMQKLAFYHEEGVEWVDESTVIIHP
- a CDS encoding inositol monophosphatase family protein, which gives rise to MNEKEKTPYVVTSKSYTAVAINAASKAGEWIKSRLGTIGEPGTKYSPQDLVTEVDKGAEQMIRRLILTHFPGHAILGEEGVEPGPEASAKALKEAQEEEFLWIVDPVDGTTNFVHGFPFYSVSIALAHHGEVIVGVIYDPSRDELFVAEKGKGAYVHGNRMAVSNEQSLGQSLVAVGFPADTTYALPVNMAAVQALAPQVRSLRAGGSAALHLAYVAAGRLSAYTEVGLKPWDIAAGALLVEESGGKVTDTIGTPYQLSVSHVVATNGKIHDALTEVLKEAKATGLE